Proteins co-encoded in one Gracilimonas sp. genomic window:
- a CDS encoding DUF2752 domain-containing protein, which translates to MCFIRKHLEWFVFSAGLVLLALMSPENTGTSLCFFDWIGIDYCPGEGLGHSVSYTFRGNFEAALQAHFAGPAAVFILSGRIIYIWKELYQESKLTTNKEQHG; encoded by the coding sequence ATGTGCTTTATAAGAAAACATTTGGAGTGGTTTGTGTTCAGTGCCGGACTTGTGTTACTCGCACTTATGAGTCCTGAAAATACAGGAACCTCACTCTGCTTTTTTGATTGGATTGGCATTGATTATTGTCCCGGTGAGGGTTTGGGGCATTCGGTATCCTACACATTCAGGGGGAATTTTGAAGCCGCGTTGCAAGCCCATTTCGCCGGACCGGCAGCCGTTTTCATCCTCTCAGGAAGAATCATTTACATTTGGAAAGAACTTTATCAAGAATCAAAACTAACTACGAATAAGGAACAGCATGGCTAA
- a CDS encoding HD domain-containing protein — protein MAVIKREASVKLLKEFIKGESLLNHSMMVARAMEGYGRALNKSEQQVEEWWTAGLLHDLDWEKYPDEHPHKAVNEILPEHDYPESVIEAIKAHAPERTGKEPNSEIERYLFACDELSGFMNAVSLMRPNGFEDMKVKSVTKKLKDAKFAANVPREDIRKGAELIGKELNDHITFLIGVFRS, from the coding sequence ATGGCTGTAATAAAAAGGGAAGCTTCAGTTAAGCTGTTAAAGGAATTTATTAAAGGAGAAAGTTTGCTGAATCATTCAATGATGGTTGCAAGGGCTATGGAAGGTTATGGACGTGCATTGAACAAATCGGAACAACAGGTAGAAGAGTGGTGGACTGCGGGTTTGTTACACGATTTGGATTGGGAGAAATACCCGGATGAACATCCACACAAAGCTGTAAACGAGATACTCCCTGAGCACGATTATCCTGAATCTGTAATTGAAGCTATAAAAGCCCATGCTCCAGAAAGGACGGGTAAAGAACCGAATAGTGAGATTGAGCGATATCTTTTTGCCTGCGATGAGTTATCCGGTTTTATGAACGCTGTTTCATTGATGAGGCCTAACGGCTTTGAGGATATGAAGGTGAAATCGGTTACTAAAAAACTTAAGGATGCCAAGTTCGCAGCCAATGTGCCACGCGAAGATATAAGAAAGGGAGCTGAACTTATCGGCAAAGAACTCAATGATCACATTACCTTTTTGATCGGTGTATTTCGGTCATAG
- a CDS encoding DUF5777 family beta-barrel protein, with protein MVIRKTTLITLVFLFGSYSLSAQVLERKRAVQDGPVEDIFLAGSIAGLSTVTALPKKNMNSMVMHNFGLVSGGIEDFYGLDGGAAVRLGIDYGVTDKLDIGIGRTGIEDVVDLRAKYVILEQLKSDKVPVQIAIKGDLGISTQKERRFDYTFTERLNYFTSVMVARKFNDKLSLQVSPMLSHFNTVVKEQNNGKLYNTIVGLGIAGRYKLNNRNALAFEYLPVLGNRNPNTKDHVAVSFEIDTGGHVFQLFFMSGRWFTEQHLLARTDTNILDLDFRFGFNINRFFGLGK; from the coding sequence ATGGTTATTCGAAAAACAACACTTATCACACTGGTATTTCTTTTTGGCAGCTATTCCTTAAGCGCCCAGGTTCTGGAACGAAAAAGAGCGGTGCAGGACGGACCGGTTGAAGACATTTTTCTTGCGGGAAGTATTGCCGGTTTAAGTACAGTTACAGCTCTGCCCAAAAAGAATATGAACAGCATGGTAATGCACAATTTTGGTCTGGTATCGGGTGGAATTGAAGATTTTTACGGCTTGGACGGAGGAGCGGCCGTTCGGTTAGGTATCGACTATGGCGTAACGGATAAGCTCGATATCGGGATTGGCCGGACCGGGATTGAAGACGTTGTTGATCTGCGTGCCAAGTACGTTATTCTTGAACAATTGAAGTCGGACAAAGTGCCTGTGCAAATAGCCATCAAAGGTGATTTGGGAATCTCTACCCAAAAAGAAAGGCGTTTTGATTATACCTTTACCGAGCGGCTAAATTATTTCACTTCTGTGATGGTTGCCCGGAAATTTAACGACAAGCTGAGCCTGCAGGTTTCTCCAATGCTTTCCCACTTTAATACCGTAGTGAAAGAGCAGAATAACGGTAAGTTGTACAACACCATAGTTGGCCTTGGAATAGCCGGTCGGTATAAGTTAAACAACCGGAATGCACTCGCATTCGAATATCTACCCGTGTTGGGAAACAGAAACCCGAACACCAAAGATCATGTTGCCGTCTCTTTCGAAATCGATACCGGCGGGCATGTTTTTCAGCTCTTTTTTATGAGTGGACGGTGGTTCACCGAACAACACCTGCTTGCCCGTACCGATACCAATATTCTGGACCTGGATTTCCGGTTCGGTTTTAATATAAACCGTTTCTTTGGTCTGGGTAAATAA
- a CDS encoding ABC transporter substrate-binding protein, with the protein MKRLLFSLVLLFTFSLSAIAQSIETGIEFYEEGNYERALRIFEQSNNPSAQLFAGKSYYALNNFIKAKEYLGKVDSTSSEIFSEAKYTASLADFQLKNFAASLDALHELKQNSREPSVSRAAFSFYRDVVNYLTLEQRFNTFRATKYDAVRLDLVEAGVGKLDLVSARALFKAYKASTISDTTNYASIEALLSDSAAYMQRYNPNRYTKAPSGLAYNIGVALPQFEIESPQFEIPQHLYFGIQLAVEKFNSENTDLKAFLTYKNTGADAANAPAIANELAWNHDADIIIGPLFSEVAVAMSQYAELYEIPMLTPLANSDSLNLDHNYTYQLNPTFAIQGQRMAQFAIRNLGYDTLAVIAERGSLGEPSAVAFLDEARKLGGEVVRYYVEELESEGYDISKYARNFDPEVDTVFNYNIDAVYAPFTGNIAETLISSLLTNLEAIGTDMTVLGSEEWEMADIDSRNLPDTEIYYTKTFEQNPGNTDIEDFESEFRLRFDTEPNRFALIGYDAANVALRTLKRVQNPAYLKEGLKKFNNYRGLIMDVSFQNTHINQEVSIKQLQYKERAGEQ; encoded by the coding sequence ATGAAACGACTTCTATTTTCTTTAGTACTTCTGTTCACTTTTTCCTTATCCGCCATCGCTCAATCTATAGAAACCGGCATTGAGTTTTACGAGGAAGGAAACTACGAACGAGCTCTTCGAATTTTTGAACAATCCAACAATCCGAGTGCTCAGCTATTTGCAGGCAAAAGCTATTATGCACTAAACAACTTCATCAAGGCAAAGGAATACCTGGGTAAGGTTGACAGCACCTCCTCTGAAATATTCAGCGAAGCTAAATACACGGCTTCTCTTGCCGATTTCCAGCTAAAGAACTTTGCAGCTTCTCTGGATGCCCTGCATGAACTAAAACAGAATTCACGAGAACCTTCTGTATCACGGGCAGCCTTCTCTTTTTACCGCGATGTGGTTAATTATCTCACTCTCGAGCAGCGGTTTAATACTTTCAGAGCTACAAAATATGATGCTGTACGGCTTGACCTTGTAGAGGCTGGGGTCGGAAAGTTAGACTTGGTTTCTGCACGGGCCCTTTTCAAGGCCTATAAGGCAAGTACGATTTCGGATACAACCAATTATGCTTCCATAGAAGCTTTGTTGAGCGATTCTGCTGCCTATATGCAGCGATACAATCCAAACCGATATACGAAAGCTCCATCCGGTTTAGCCTATAATATCGGGGTGGCCCTTCCTCAGTTTGAAATTGAATCTCCTCAGTTTGAAATTCCCCAACACTTGTATTTTGGCATTCAGCTCGCAGTAGAAAAATTCAACAGTGAGAATACGGATCTGAAGGCGTTTCTCACCTACAAAAACACCGGTGCTGATGCAGCCAATGCTCCTGCTATTGCTAATGAACTGGCCTGGAATCACGATGCTGATATCATCATCGGCCCGCTTTTTTCGGAAGTGGCAGTAGCCATGTCTCAATATGCGGAGCTGTATGAAATTCCCATGCTCACTCCCCTTGCCAATTCAGACAGCCTGAACCTTGACCACAATTATACCTACCAGTTGAATCCTACCTTTGCGATTCAGGGTCAAAGAATGGCGCAATTTGCCATCCGGAATTTAGGATATGATACACTGGCCGTAATCGCAGAGCGGGGCTCTTTAGGTGAACCCTCAGCTGTGGCTTTTCTTGATGAAGCTCGCAAACTGGGTGGCGAAGTGGTAAGATATTACGTGGAAGAACTTGAATCAGAAGGCTACGATATCAGTAAATACGCCAGAAACTTTGATCCCGAAGTAGATACGGTTTTCAATTACAATATAGATGCCGTATATGCACCATTTACAGGCAACATCGCCGAGACCCTTATTAGTTCTCTACTCACCAATTTGGAAGCCATAGGAACCGATATGACGGTTTTAGGTTCTGAAGAATGGGAAATGGCCGATATCGATTCCCGAAATCTCCCGGATACTGAGATTTACTATACCAAGACCTTTGAGCAGAATCCCGGAAATACCGACATAGAAGATTTTGAAAGTGAATTTCGTCTACGTTTCGATACCGAACCCAATCGCTTTGCTCTTATTGGGTATGATGCGGCCAACGTAGCACTACGAACTTTAAAAAGAGTGCAAAATCCGGCTTATCTGAAAGAAGGACTTAAGAAGTTCAACAACTACCGCGGACTGATCATGGACGTGAGCTTTCAGAATACCCACATTAATCAGGAAGTGAGCATCAAACAGCTTCAGTACAAAGAAAGGGCTGGCGAACAGTAA
- a CDS encoding AbgT family transporter, with translation MAESTKKKQAKETKGSSLFDKFLNLIEKAGNKLPDPAMLFLMLLVFVWILSAVLSPIDFGETHPLTGNELAVKNLLTGESMADFLANMISTFVLFAPLGIVLVAMLGVGVAEHSGWIDAGLKKLLNFTPKAFLTPMLILIAIVSHTAADAGYVLVIPLGGVIFYAAGRHPLAGIAAAFAGVSGGFSANFIPSAIDPLIMSFTLEAAKILDPDIALNPLNNIYFTGASSILIVLVGWYITDKIVEPRLANVEVDGDEDEMPQMETVTDKESRAFWLGFGAMILGIIGLFIWAWPEGSALRDPNWDNPDVSSLFSFQAPLMQAIVPLIFIFLLIPGVVYGYVSGKYTSSKDMIDNMKKSMESMGYYIVMAFFCALFIDAFSESNIGLLVALKGANFLQSLALPGQVTIVGIIILSAVVNLLVGSASAKWALIAPIFVPMLMQLGISPDLTQAAYRVGDSVSNIITPLLPYFPLVVVFCQRYVKNTGIGTLISMMLPYSLIFMVVWTIFLLLYWWIGIPLSFESNYVYPAM, from the coding sequence GTGGCTGAATCAACCAAAAAAAAGCAGGCAAAAGAAACCAAAGGCTCTTCTCTCTTTGATAAATTTCTCAATTTAATAGAAAAAGCCGGGAATAAGCTTCCAGATCCTGCAATGCTTTTTCTCATGTTGCTGGTTTTTGTGTGGATACTATCCGCTGTGCTCTCCCCCATAGATTTTGGAGAAACCCATCCTTTAACCGGCAATGAGCTTGCCGTTAAGAATTTACTGACCGGTGAAAGCATGGCTGATTTTTTGGCCAACATGATCAGTACATTTGTATTGTTCGCGCCATTGGGTATTGTTCTTGTTGCCATGCTTGGTGTTGGAGTAGCTGAACATTCCGGCTGGATAGATGCAGGGCTGAAAAAGCTTTTGAATTTTACGCCAAAAGCATTTCTAACCCCCATGCTTATACTGATTGCCATCGTCAGCCACACAGCGGCAGATGCAGGATATGTATTGGTAATCCCACTTGGCGGAGTGATTTTTTATGCGGCGGGTAGGCATCCCTTGGCAGGAATTGCAGCTGCTTTTGCCGGTGTAAGTGGCGGGTTTTCTGCCAACTTCATTCCTTCTGCTATCGACCCGCTTATTATGAGCTTTACGCTTGAAGCAGCAAAAATTCTTGACCCGGATATTGCACTGAATCCATTGAACAATATCTATTTCACCGGGGCCTCCAGTATTCTGATTGTGCTTGTTGGCTGGTATATCACCGATAAAATCGTTGAGCCCCGCCTGGCCAACGTTGAGGTTGACGGAGACGAGGATGAAATGCCCCAGATGGAAACCGTAACTGATAAAGAAAGCCGTGCTTTCTGGCTTGGATTCGGCGCAATGATACTAGGAATCATTGGTTTGTTTATTTGGGCCTGGCCGGAAGGTTCTGCCCTTCGCGACCCAAACTGGGACAACCCGGATGTGAGCTCTTTGTTTTCATTCCAGGCACCTTTGATGCAAGCCATTGTACCCCTGATTTTTATCTTTCTATTAATTCCCGGTGTGGTTTATGGATATGTATCCGGTAAGTACACATCCTCTAAAGACATGATCGATAATATGAAAAAATCGATGGAGAGCATGGGCTATTATATTGTGATGGCTTTCTTTTGTGCCCTTTTTATCGATGCCTTTTCTGAATCAAATATCGGTCTTTTGGTAGCTCTAAAGGGAGCTAACTTTTTGCAGTCCCTGGCATTACCCGGGCAGGTTACCATTGTAGGGATCATCATTTTGAGTGCAGTTGTAAACCTGCTGGTAGGCTCCGCCTCTGCAAAGTGGGCTCTTATCGCTCCCATATTTGTCCCGATGCTTATGCAGTTAGGGATTTCACCCGATTTAACTCAGGCAGCATACCGGGTCGGAGATTCCGTTTCTAACATTATAACTCCTCTATTACCCTACTTCCCGCTCGTTGTCGTGTTTTGTCAGCGTTATGTTAAGAATACCGGAATCGGAACCCTTATTTCTATGATGCTTCCATACTCGCTAATTTTCATGGTTGTTTGGACGATCTTCTTGTTGCTTTACTGGTGGATTGGAATTCCATTAAGCTTTGAGTCTAACTATGTATATCCGGCCATGTAA
- a CDS encoding TM2 domain-containing protein produces the protein MANVIDHLPEIEGDESLYVGKLLSDLSDEQASKFASVYRSRRKDPQTVLITCILGFFLIAGVHRLLLNQIGMGILYIFTGGLCLIGTIVDLVNYKDMAFQYNRGVAKEIQSYV, from the coding sequence ATGGCTAATGTTATAGATCATTTACCGGAAATAGAAGGGGACGAATCACTATACGTCGGGAAATTACTTTCAGACTTATCAGACGAACAGGCTTCTAAGTTTGCATCTGTGTACCGTTCACGAAGAAAAGACCCGCAAACGGTTTTAATTACCTGTATTCTTGGTTTTTTCCTGATTGCAGGTGTGCATCGTCTTTTATTGAATCAAATCGGGATGGGCATCCTGTACATCTTTACCGGTGGACTTTGCTTAATCGGGACCATTGTAGATTTGGTGAATTACAAAGACATGGCCTTTCAGTATAACCGTGGCGTAGCGAAGGAAATACAGTCGTACGTATAA
- a CDS encoding BamA/TamA family outer membrane protein — protein MRVITAFLIALSVTLGLPAQDLEVNFYEGIDLYEGIDEKFYSGSNFGVKNPIYSAYPVSGMIRHNRVDGLFLGYQEEKMDWNNANFLGIENVDLHGLIGYSVAQDQLQYSIGAEKSIGTDRKWLLFGGDLHNTTSTEDYWRTGIYENSLTSFATGFDYHDYYNADGYGFYAIIKPVRFLEFGASYNVDEFSSLEVNTDFSVISKYSSFRPNPAIHSDLEQINQQSLTLGLTINPRTVNRHSSVWSTVSAKAEIADLGGTENDFFYNKYQVEAKSYFRLDHTTLFKWRLMAGSITGEAPDFKNFALGGIGSMRALGFKSLTGNLMVLSNLEVELGKSTSYRDGWPDLSSFYISLFLDSGTSMFNQSYLATTNPLSDFDLSFSELSHNAGIGLGFGMFRAEVAKPIAGSEGRTSFWIRFNPTF, from the coding sequence ATGAGAGTAATAACTGCATTTCTGATTGCACTGAGTGTTACACTTGGGTTGCCAGCACAGGATCTCGAAGTCAATTTTTATGAAGGTATTGATTTGTATGAGGGGATTGACGAGAAATTTTATTCCGGCAGTAATTTTGGAGTGAAAAATCCGATCTATTCAGCCTATCCCGTTTCCGGAATGATTCGACATAACAGGGTAGATGGTTTATTTCTTGGATACCAGGAAGAAAAGATGGATTGGAATAACGCTAATTTTCTGGGAATCGAGAACGTTGACCTTCACGGGTTGATCGGGTATTCCGTTGCTCAGGATCAGCTGCAGTATTCCATTGGCGCTGAGAAGAGTATTGGTACAGATAGAAAGTGGTTGCTCTTCGGAGGAGACCTTCATAATACTACTTCTACAGAAGATTACTGGCGAACAGGTATCTATGAAAATTCGCTTACATCATTCGCTACCGGCTTTGACTATCATGATTATTACAATGCCGACGGGTACGGATTCTATGCGATTATTAAACCTGTTCGTTTTTTAGAATTTGGAGCATCTTATAATGTAGATGAGTTTAGCTCTTTGGAAGTGAATACTGATTTTTCTGTGATTTCAAAATATTCCAGCTTCCGGCCAAACCCGGCTATTCACAGTGACCTTGAGCAAATTAATCAACAAAGCCTCACTTTAGGACTCACCATAAATCCACGTACCGTAAATAGACATTCTTCGGTATGGTCAACGGTGTCAGCTAAGGCTGAAATTGCTGATCTTGGAGGAACAGAGAATGATTTCTTCTATAATAAATACCAGGTAGAAGCAAAGTCTTACTTTCGGTTAGACCACACCACGCTGTTCAAGTGGAGACTCATGGCCGGAAGTATTACGGGTGAAGCTCCGGATTTCAAAAACTTTGCTCTTGGTGGAATAGGAAGTATGCGGGCGTTGGGCTTTAAGTCGTTAACCGGAAACCTGATGGTATTGAGTAATCTGGAAGTAGAACTGGGGAAAAGTACATCTTATCGGGATGGGTGGCCGGATTTGAGTTCATTTTATATCTCGCTTTTCCTGGATTCAGGCACGAGCATGTTCAACCAAAGTTATTTAGCAACGACAAATCCGCTCTCTGATTTTGATCTAAGTTTCTCAGAACTTTCTCATAATGCCGGCATCGGTTTAGGTTTTGGGATGTTCAGAGCTGAGGTCGCAAAACCAATAGCTGGTTCGGAGGGGAGAACGTCATTCTGGATACGATTTAATCCAACTTTCTAA
- a CDS encoding YceI family protein yields MKKFTTTLILLFGFIATASAQSYMTEEGTAIFHSRVPLHTFSGNSENLTGLINLSNNKVDFYIDLTTLETGIEKRDRDMKETLETKKYPFAEFFGELVSDFNPDTTAEQPVKVKGDFKIHGVSREVTIDGTLQMKPEGLLVKASWILRLEDYDIVPPSLLFVKVDQEQEIEIEALLKPVED; encoded by the coding sequence ATGAAGAAATTTACAACAACGCTCATTTTACTCTTTGGATTTATTGCGACGGCTTCAGCTCAGTCTTACATGACTGAGGAAGGCACGGCTATCTTTCATTCCAGAGTTCCGCTACACACATTTTCCGGTAATTCAGAGAACCTGACAGGACTCATAAACCTAAGCAATAACAAAGTTGACTTCTATATCGACTTAACGACCCTGGAAACAGGCATCGAAAAAAGAGATCGCGATATGAAGGAAACCCTGGAAACAAAGAAATACCCTTTTGCGGAATTTTTCGGGGAATTGGTTTCAGATTTTAACCCGGACACAACGGCCGAACAACCAGTAAAAGTGAAGGGAGATTTCAAGATTCATGGCGTGAGCCGGGAGGTCACCATTGACGGTACCCTTCAAATGAAACCGGAAGGGCTGTTGGTGAAAGCCAGTTGGATATTACGTCTCGAGGATTACGATATCGTCCCTCCCAGCCTGCTTTTTGTAAAAGTGGATCAGGAACAGGAAATTGAAATTGAAGCACTATTAAAACCGGTAGAAGATTAA
- the mltG gene encoding endolytic transglycosylase MltG has protein sequence MNIQRQFAVTKPEFITTILLFVLIAVMVLSSRLIRLTSGSSLVFEEQTEILLPGNSGLLDLQQYLESEDIRFDKTEMEWAARILGWRKMQRGRYVFEGEYSYNGFLSKMARGIQDPVSVVILPGITTDRFTQTTAENLHFDSDSLLTLMNDSSFLAEKDLSKEELFGRMLPETYLIYWTSSPKEFLNKVLREFDNAFTQEYREQAEEMDMTINEVVTLASIVEWEAKNQDEKPIISGLYWNRLNRGMRLQADPTVNFALGERRRLLFEDYQIDHPYNTYMNSGLPPGPITNPSFSTIEATLYPEDHDYLYMVANPEGGHVFTRTFSEHQAESEKWRRWLREQYRIKRQREAEQQANEQETR, from the coding sequence ATGAATATTCAACGACAATTTGCGGTAACAAAGCCCGAATTCATTACAACGATCCTGCTTTTTGTACTAATCGCAGTGATGGTATTGAGTTCAAGGCTCATTCGACTTACATCCGGTTCTTCTCTCGTTTTTGAAGAACAGACGGAAATACTGCTTCCCGGAAATTCCGGATTATTAGACCTGCAACAGTATTTAGAAAGTGAAGACATCCGGTTCGATAAAACCGAAATGGAGTGGGCGGCTCGTATTCTGGGATGGAGAAAGATGCAGCGTGGGCGGTATGTATTTGAAGGAGAATATTCTTACAACGGCTTCCTGTCAAAAATGGCACGGGGCATTCAGGACCCGGTTTCAGTAGTTATATTACCCGGTATTACAACAGACAGGTTCACTCAAACTACAGCCGAGAACCTGCATTTTGATTCCGATTCTTTATTAACATTGATGAATGACAGTTCATTCTTGGCTGAGAAAGATCTTTCCAAAGAAGAACTTTTCGGAAGGATGCTTCCCGAAACATATCTCATTTACTGGACCAGTTCACCGAAAGAGTTTCTAAATAAGGTATTGCGGGAGTTTGACAATGCCTTCACGCAAGAGTATCGCGAGCAAGCTGAGGAAATGGATATGACCATTAACGAAGTTGTTACGCTGGCATCCATTGTGGAATGGGAGGCCAAAAATCAGGATGAGAAACCAATCATCAGTGGATTATATTGGAACCGGCTGAACCGGGGGATGCGCCTGCAAGCCGATCCTACCGTAAATTTTGCTTTAGGGGAGCGAAGGCGGCTTTTGTTTGAAGATTACCAGATAGATCATCCTTACAACACCTATATGAACAGTGGGTTACCACCGGGGCCAATCACCAACCCAAGCTTTTCTACCATTGAGGCTACTCTATATCCGGAAGACCATGACTATTTATATATGGTAGCTAATCCGGAAGGTGGACACGTGTTTACCCGAACATTTAGTGAACATCAGGCGGAAAGTGAGAAATGGCGACGCTGGCTACGTGAGCAATATCGAATTAAGAGGCAGCGCGAAGCCGAGCAACAAGCTAACGAGCAGGAAACAAGATAA
- a CDS encoding c-type cytochrome domain-containing protein, which produces MRYFFSTLVLFLLFFSVGCISNVEDISETPDIDPNDISYSADIQPILTSNCGSCHINSSTNGVNLTSYNSTINSMGSVAGGPIVVPGEPENSPLVEKIKPDPSYGSRMPTTGQYLTTTEIAQIEAWIAGGAEDN; this is translated from the coding sequence ATGCGCTATTTTTTTTCAACCCTTGTTCTTTTTCTATTATTCTTTAGTGTTGGTTGTATCAGCAACGTGGAAGATATCTCAGAAACTCCTGATATCGATCCAAATGATATTAGTTATTCTGCTGATATTCAGCCAATACTTACCTCAAATTGTGGAAGTTGCCACATTAATTCTTCAACAAACGGGGTGAATCTCACTTCCTATAATTCTACGATCAATAGCATGGGTTCCGTGGCAGGCGGGCCTATCGTTGTACCCGGTGAGCCGGAAAACAGCCCGTTAGTAGAAAAAATTAAGCCGGATCCCTCTTATGGAAGCAGGATGCCTACCACCGGTCAGTATCTCACCACAACAGAAATCGCACAAATTGAAGCCTGGATTGCAGGCGGTGCGGAGGATAATTAG